The stretch of DNA ATGCTCCCCACCGGCCTCGAACGGGTGGATGTGGTCATCGAAGGGAGCAAGATCGCCGACATCGCCCCGGGCGCCGGCTTAGCGGTCGATGAAACAATCGACGCCGCCGGGCTGCACCTCTTGCCGGGCGTCGTTGACGATCAGGTCCACTTCCGCGAACCGGGCCTGACGCACAAAGAGGACCTCGCCACCGCCAGCCGCGCGTGCGCTAAAGGGGGTGTTACTACCTTCCTCGAAATGCCCAACACCTTGCCGACAACGACCACCGTCGAGCGGCTGCACGAGAAGCTCGCTCTCGCGGCTAGCAAGTGCCTCGTCAACTACGGCTTCTACATCGGGGCGACGCCCACCAACGTTGAAGAGCTGAAGGCCGCGGAGCGGACGCCGGGCATCAAGGTCTTCATCGGCTCCAGCACGGGCGACCTGCTGGTGGACGGGCAGGATGCCCTCGAGCAGATCTTCGCAGAGACGACGCTGCCGCTCACGGCCCACTGCGAAGACGAGACCACAGTCCGCGCAAACGCCGCCCGCATCGCCGGTACGGCCGACGTAGCGGACCACTCTCGCATCCGTGACCACGCCGCCGCCCGCATCGCCACGGCCCGAGCCATCGACCTCGCCGAGCGGCATAACCACCGATTCCACGTCTTGCACGTTTCGACGGGGGACGAAACCGACCTGATCCGCGCGGCGATCGGCCGCGGCCACGGGCTGATCACCGGCGAGGCTTGCCCACACCACCTGCTGTTCACGGTGGATGACTATGCCCGCTTGGGAACGCTGGTGCAGATGAACCCCTCGCTGAAAACGGCCGCCGACGCCGCCCGACTGTGGGACGCCCTGGCGGCCGGGACGCTCCAGGTGATCGCCACCGACCACGCCCCACACACCCTGGAGGAGAAGCGGAAGCCCTACCCGCAGTCCCCCTCGGGCCTGCCTGCGGTCGAAAACTCCCTGGCTTTGATGCTCAACGAGGCCCACCACGGCCGCTGTACGCTCCAGCAGGTCATCCACTGGATGTGCGACGCCCCAGCCCGGACCTGGGACCTGGTGGGCAAGGGCCGAATCGAGGTCGGCTACGACGCGGACCTCGTGCTGGTGGACCTAGAGGCCCGCCACACCGTTCGCAACGCCGAACAAATCACAAAAAGTGGCTGGAGCCCCTGGGACGGCGTCGAACTTGTCGGCAGGCCGGTGCGCACCATGATCCTGGGGAGGACGGTTTACGCGGAGGGTCGCTTCGACGACTCTGTACGGGGGGCCGAAGCCCGGTACGACCATGCCAGAGGCGGCTATTGGGCGACCGGCGGAGGCAAGCCTTGAGGCACTCCCTGAGCGGCTGTCGTCGATAGGCCCAGCTGAGGAACGGAACAGACGGAACCTACGGAGCGGCTCGGGGTTGAACGCCCGACGGTCCTGCCAATCAAGCCGAAGCGGCGCTTGCTTCCTGGCGGTTCTGAATCCATACGATTAATTTCGCGTATGACCGAAGAGCTCTGGTACCTAAAGCAGTGCGACCTCTTCCGCCGACTCGGGCCGGAAGAGATCGCACGGCTTGAGCCGCTCTGCCGGTCACGGACCTTCCGCCGTGGCGAGCCGATCTACCTGCCCGCCGACGCCGCCGACGCCGCGATGGTCCTGGCCGAAGGCCGGGTAAAGATCGGCGCCCTCACCAGCGACGGCAAGCAGACCATCCTCGCCTTCATCGAGCCAGGCGAGCTGTTTGGCGAGCTGGAGGCTCTCGACGGCGGCCCCCGTGAGGAATTCGCCGAAGCGGCCGAGAAATCGACCGTCGTGCTCATGCCAGCCGAAGTCCTGCGGCGGCTGATGGAAGCCGACCCGACGCTGGCTCTTGGCATCACGAAGTTGATCGGCCTCCGCCGCCGCCGGATCGAGCGGCGGCTCAAGTCGCTCCTCTTCCGCTCCAACCGTCAGCGGCTGGTGAGCCTGCTGCTAGAGCTCGCGGAACAGTACGGACAATCGTCAGACGACCCGCCGGGCGTGCGGCTAGGCATCAAGTTGTCGCACCAGGACATGGCCAGCGTGATCGGCAGCACCCGCGAAACCGTTACGGTTGTGCTGGGCGAACTCCAGAGCGAAGGCTTGGTCAGCATTGGCCGGCGGAAAATTGTTCTCGCCGACTTGTCGATGCTAGAAAAGGCAGCGGACGGGCCTCTGGAATCGAATCGGCCGGCCACTCCCCAAGAGACCGCGACCCCACAGTGAAGTGGATCACGGACCCCCAGGCTCCTATTGACCAATATTAAAGGCAGCAGGAAAGTTCGTCCCACAATGCAGGCGCGACGAGCGGGACAACCTGCTATCCTTCCCCCCGCAGACGACCATGAGTACCCCCTTCCGCCCCGCCGATGAGTCGATTGACGACTGGGGGGCGTGCGCGCCGGGAACGCTCACGGGTCTAGGCCACAGCCTGCGGGCGAACCGCTCACGCCAGGCGACGACCCGAGTAGCGACCCGTCTGGCGAGCGTCGCCGCCGCTTCGGTGGCGGCCGTGGCGATCTTCGTGCTGACGCTTCAGCCGACCGAGACGCCAGCCGCTGCGACACGGATCAATTGCCGAGCCTGCAACGTGCTGATGCCGGCCTACTATCAGCAGCTCACGCAAAAAGACGCCGGCGCCCCGCCGATCAAGGCTGAGGAAGCCACCAAGATGACCGAGCACCTCCACCGCTGCGGCGGCTGCCGGCGCAAGTTCGAGACGAAGTACCCCGGTGCGCTGGCTTCGAATCTCTGAAGCGGCAAGAACCGGACGCTAACGCGTGCCGGCTGATCTTGGTGGCGCCTTATTATCAGCCGCGGGGCCTTAGCCCCCGGTTCGACCGCTATCCGGGCCTCCCACAGCATCGAGTCTCCCCGGTAAACTCAACCGGTGGACCTAACCTCACCCAACCGCGCGAACGCCCCCGTCGCCATCGTCACCGGCGCCGCCAGCGGGATCGGTCGGGCGATCGCCCTACGGCTGGCTGCGCTCGGCTACCGATTGGTGCTCTGGGACCTCGACCATGAGGGTTTGCGTCACGTCCAGGCGTCGCTGCTTCCCTCTGAAAGCATTGAGCACGAGCTCGTCGTAGCCGACACGTCCGACGCCGACATGTGGGCGGGTTTCGCCTCCACGCTTCAGCACGACGGCGCGAGCGTCGCCCTCTTGGTGCAAGCCGCGGGCGTGTTAGTCGCCGGCCGGCTCGCCGACTGCAAGCCTGTCGATGTCGAGCGGCTGGTGAGCGTCAACCTCACCGGCGTCGTGCTCGGCGCGCAGGCGATGGCGCCGCTGCTCGCCGCTTCGCAAACCGCGGGGGGCGACGTGCCACTGCCGCGGGGCATGCTGAACATTGCCTCGATCTTCGCCACGGTCGCGCCACCGGGCTTCGCCGCCTACAACGCCGCCAAGGCGGGCGTCATCGCCCTCACCGAGACACTCAGCGGCGAGTGGGCGCCCGTGGGCCTGACGGCAACGGCCGTCCTGCCAGGCGTCACTCCAACGGGCCTCTTCACCCACGCCGCTTACGCCGACGATCGTTTCAGAGAGATGGTCCGTCGCCACGTCGGCGCCTCCGAGCTAACCGCGGACGCCGTCGCCGACGCCGCCCTGGTGGCCTACCGTCGCCGCAAACTCGTCGTCCCGATCGGCCGCCGCGCAACCCGCTACTACTGGCTCAAACGCTGGCTGCCCAAACTCGTGCTGCGCCGCGTCGCCGAGCAGGCGAACCGCGAACTGGAGAAGTGAGGAACCGCCAAGACGCCAAGAGCGCCAAGGCTCGCCAGGAAGAAAAACTAGACAGGATCAACAGGATTCACAGGATAAGAAAGGTCCGTATTCAATCCTGTTAGTCCTGTCGATCCCGTCTAGAAAACTTCTTGGCGAGCCTTGGCGCTCTTGGCGTCTTGGCGGTTCCCCCTTGAAGCAGTTAAGCCTGTGGGCTGCAATTCGGAGCCACGCCCCCGAGAACTCCCATGCTGCATCTGAAGAGCGAGACCGACGCCCGCTGGTTCGAGCAGGTCGATCAGGACCTCACCGCCGTCCTTATCGACCATGCCCACTGCGAGAAGAAGGCCGCCGGGACGGCGCTGAACTTGATGTTCGCCTACGTCGAGGACCTCGAGTTGTGCCGTGAGATGACCGAGATCGTCAACGAGGAACTGGAGCACTTCCACATGGTGGTCGAGCTGCTCGAGCGCCGCGGCGTACGGTTGCGTCGGCTGACGCCCAGCACTTACGGTCGCAAGCTCAACGACTTAGTCCGTAAGCAGGAGCCGGAGCGGGCCGTTGACCGTCTGCTCGTGGCGGGACTGATCGAGGCCCGGTCTTGCGAGCGGTTTAGCAAGCTGGCAGAGCATGTCGAAGACCAAGAGCTGGCCGAGTTCTACCGCAGCCTGTTCGAATCCGAGGCCCGCCACCACACGACCTACACCCGCTTGGCGAAGCACTTCGCCCCCGCCGAAGAGGTAATGCAGCGGCTGGACGAGCTAGCAATCCTAGAGGCGGAGATCCTCGCTGCTAGCGAGGATCCGCCACGGATGCACAGCTAAAAACTCTGCCCTGCGAGTGTCCGGGAGCCCACGACGCCAGTCGTGGGAGTGCTCCGAGCTCCCAATTCTCTCCCACGACTCGTGTCGTGGGCTCACAGGCGGATGTGATGGCGCCGCAACCCGTTGCTATCACCGGGGTTGGAGGGCCTTCTCTAAATCCTCACGAAACTTTAACGGGGTATCCACCGCAGACACGCAAAGGCGTAACATAGAGGCCCGATAACATTGAACGTGCGACACGCCGCCAACGGGCCGCTTAGCGTCACGCCGCCCGGAAGCCGCCTTGCCCCGACGGGTTGAACTCCGCATGTTCCTAGAATCCGGCTGCGATTCAGCGACCGCCGTGCTCGAGGCCCCCGCCCCGGTCCGCCCGGCGCCGCGACCCCCGGTCGTCCGCCCGGATAGCGTCCGACCCCACCGACCCGAGAACCGCCGCGTGGTTCGCTCCCTGTTCATCAGCGACATCCACCTCGGCTGCCGCCACTCGCAGGCCGCCGCCCTGGTCGAGTTGCTGGAACGGTACGAACCGCAGAAGCTCTACATCGTCGGCGACTTCATCGACGGCTGGAAACTCAAGAACCGCTGGCGTTGGCGCCCAGAGTACGACGCCGTACTCCGCTGCCTGATGGGCTTC from Botrimarina mediterranea encodes:
- a CDS encoding dihydroorotase; the protein is MRILIRNAATMLPTGLERVDVVIEGSKIADIAPGAGLAVDETIDAAGLHLLPGVVDDQVHFREPGLTHKEDLATASRACAKGGVTTFLEMPNTLPTTTTVERLHEKLALAASKCLVNYGFYIGATPTNVEELKAAERTPGIKVFIGSSTGDLLVDGQDALEQIFAETTLPLTAHCEDETTVRANAARIAGTADVADHSRIRDHAAARIATARAIDLAERHNHRFHVLHVSTGDETDLIRAAIGRGHGLITGEACPHHLLFTVDDYARLGTLVQMNPSLKTAADAARLWDALAAGTLQVIATDHAPHTLEEKRKPYPQSPSGLPAVENSLALMLNEAHHGRCTLQQVIHWMCDAPARTWDLVGKGRIEVGYDADLVLVDLEARHTVRNAEQITKSGWSPWDGVELVGRPVRTMILGRTVYAEGRFDDSVRGAEARYDHARGGYWATGGGKP
- a CDS encoding Crp/Fnr family transcriptional regulator, coding for MTEELWYLKQCDLFRRLGPEEIARLEPLCRSRTFRRGEPIYLPADAADAAMVLAEGRVKIGALTSDGKQTILAFIEPGELFGELEALDGGPREEFAEAAEKSTVVLMPAEVLRRLMEADPTLALGITKLIGLRRRRIERRLKSLLFRSNRQRLVSLLLELAEQYGQSSDDPPGVRLGIKLSHQDMASVIGSTRETVTVVLGELQSEGLVSIGRRKIVLADLSMLEKAADGPLESNRPATPQETATPQ
- a CDS encoding SDR family NAD(P)-dependent oxidoreductase; this encodes MDLTSPNRANAPVAIVTGAASGIGRAIALRLAALGYRLVLWDLDHEGLRHVQASLLPSESIEHELVVADTSDADMWAGFASTLQHDGASVALLVQAAGVLVAGRLADCKPVDVERLVSVNLTGVVLGAQAMAPLLAASQTAGGDVPLPRGMLNIASIFATVAPPGFAAYNAAKAGVIALTETLSGEWAPVGLTATAVLPGVTPTGLFTHAAYADDRFREMVRRHVGASELTADAVADAALVAYRRRKLVVPIGRRATRYYWLKRWLPKLVLRRVAEQANRELEK
- the miaE gene encoding tRNA-(ms[2]io[6]A)-hydroxylase; amino-acid sequence: MLHLKSETDARWFEQVDQDLTAVLIDHAHCEKKAAGTALNLMFAYVEDLELCREMTEIVNEELEHFHMVVELLERRGVRLRRLTPSTYGRKLNDLVRKQEPERAVDRLLVAGLIEARSCERFSKLAEHVEDQELAEFYRSLFESEARHHTTYTRLAKHFAPAEEVMQRLDELAILEAEILAASEDPPRMHS